From a single Paraburkholderia edwinii genomic region:
- a CDS encoding cobalamin biosynthesis protein, producing MNRPIKRLAVGIGCKRGASVEQIDAAVLSALGPHSIDDVRAIATIDIKAHEPGIVGFCARHALPLHVFSREQIAAASAVSHAGQMTAPSPHVRAHLGVDGVCEPCALLAAAAGRLIAPKRVFEGGVTVAIATADATADSVALATFDHEPTQHQQHHEDAQ from the coding sequence ATGAATCGGCCAATCAAGCGGCTCGCCGTCGGCATCGGCTGCAAGCGCGGCGCGAGCGTCGAACAGATCGATGCGGCCGTGCTCAGCGCGCTCGGCCCACACTCCATCGACGACGTCCGCGCAATTGCCACCATCGACATCAAGGCTCACGAACCGGGCATTGTCGGGTTTTGCGCGCGCCATGCGCTGCCGCTGCACGTTTTTTCGCGCGAGCAGATCGCGGCGGCATCAGCGGTGTCCCATGCCGGACAAATGACTGCGCCCTCGCCTCACGTTCGCGCGCACCTCGGCGTCGACGGCGTATGCGAACCGTGCGCGCTGCTCGCCGCGGCCGCCGGCCGGCTGATCGCCCCGAAACGCGTATTCGAAGGCGGCGTGACCGTCGCGATTGCTACGGCCGATGCCACAGCCGATTCCGTTGCGCTCGCAACGTTCGACCACGAACCCACTCAACATCAACAACATCACGAGGACGCTCAATGA